From a single Pseudopipra pipra isolate bDixPip1 chromosome 15, bDixPip1.hap1, whole genome shotgun sequence genomic region:
- the SHROOM1 gene encoding protein Shroom1 isoform X2 gives MASVGNEIERWTHRQGGRSGELAEPVISPDNAHHLSPVMSMGSTDHALHLPGKADSAYSSFSGGSNVPECPTRPCCGECCPLPPEQAPYMDSEYVRGIYTLSAAPSDLRSLQPHKAPAPSIHPSSPSLPDRCGTDPTRETLTQGPPPLAAPPPSPPTRLDSYNITRHRDNSRGGHSSGGHSGCKVQAAPGVQDSQLAHRDVPGSQHWDELTERDIRPAREKTLENKGLSSDSTNEASVSNIQGLKTGGNGEWSPPQQPTKRSNPHICSRPSSFIFQEYLKTDSVANVPKILSAYNSVHGYKIPTEMNSKSYHPAHSNPSAVNDTQEVKQCPCGVQNPTAKATLPSTVPGPSQKKGPLPHAQDLPCAEWHPDMDQDVFEDSCDLQHMENALPIKNASRKLSSCTDKNQCYDSEGKTGRGVREPVLDQQARVQRSLGCCSCEAVGAEHPQHKGLDQRRKQCCDTSSQMAFFRPKEDSTSHLVCESQEGKQDNNSNPDLSTCLEQEDPPVQKHHPGFQTQLSRQLWEDRAGEQITRQMTPMLYYLSGGTPSSVPQPTKLSHSQEDSRRSLREIPSGCAASAQGVEKPRESPQCAGPSQHPRGSAELQSPDPTLGDPASFTEESFQDDYREKLKVAQKKVLRETSFKRKDLQMSLPVRLRQKPSKRPSIEHLRSFSLSSANEDPKPVLCSPSHLESLESFNKDEEIQKPQTGRVGARKRVTKEEKKLCYSEPEKLDQLMDKEASWSQVKDEITEQDIVAPRRRALENGERALSSSSISRTELKQIQQIALMEYVERKISQRPGGSQHLPLHKPPLQKRLSHPKGPPGKISNPNGTGKIENDEVFQQVFPREKSPDVFPASALAAPPGVSGRADPGGADPGRADPGGADPNRAHGTCTSTCPAAERLPQAGDPASGRAPDRSKSAPPSPRDMCRCASGAAAPSQSCEGCASSPSFHDPEKDGSKNHGHNGITGHACFQDTKELVPETSVPIPRRGSREGAGVEEECRTQCPSGNAALEHPGQHPAAPAEQGMCPPPALAQPLQGDRSAATGSAAQEDVPLETGTRLPRRRLQPPHHQRDQELALEIVAKDRSLVDILMPHPDRKTALDLMEGLFPVNISMLDKSHRRKGNVQHVQENEKSHGDGPKECPESEHEAERRSKESTSEGHHVLTRSRDSTNDPDDITSKKLELMASLRARLQSLWEERELVLQESRECAERGQGLQDTVRDLCKPNEFERYLMFIGDLEKVVSLLLCLSSRLARVQNAMSRMDGSTDTEERHGRSEPCWGLPCLYLTSHKNE, from the exons ATGGCTTCAGTTGGGAATGAGATAGAAAGGTGGACTCACAGGCAAGGTGGCAGAAGTGGGGAGCTGGCAGAGCCTGTGATCTCCCCTGACAATGCTCATCATCTGTCACCAGTGATGTCGATGGGCAGCACAGACCATGCCCTGCACCTGCCTGGGAAGGCAGACTCTGCCTACAGCTCCTTCTCAGGGGGCTCCAACGTGCCAGAGTGTCCCACCCGCCCCTGCTGTGGGGAATGTTGTCCTTTGCCCCCGGAGCAGGCACCGTACATGGACTCGGAGTACGTCAGGGGAATTTATACTCTCAGTGCTGCCCCCTCTGACCtcaggtccctgcagccacaCAAGGCACCAGCCCCGAGCAtccatcccagctctcccagcctcccTGACCGCTGTGGAACTGATCCCACCAGAGAGACTTTAACTCAGGGACCTCCACCTCTGGCAGCACCTCCACCTTCCCCTCCCACACGACTCGACAGCTACAACATCACCAGACACCGGGACAATTCCAGAGGGGGACACAGCTCTGGAGGACACAGTGGGTGTAAGGtgcaggcagctcctggagtgCAGGACAGTCAGCTGGCACACAGGGATGTGCCAGGGAGCCAACACTGGGATGAACTCACAGAGCGAGACATCAGACCTGCCAGGGAAAAGACTCTGGAAAACAAGGGCCTTTCTTCTGATTCTACAAATGAGGCATCTGTATCAAACATTCAGGGGTTAAAGACAGGGGGAAATGGAGAGTGGAGCCCACCCCAACAACCTACAAAGAGAAGCAATCCACACATTTGCAGCAGACCTTCTTCATTCATTTTTCAAGAATATTTAAAGACAGACTCTGTGGCAAATGTGCCCAAAATACTTTCTGCTTATAATTCAGTTCATGGTTATAAAATTCCCACCGAGATGAACTCCAAGTCCTACCACCCAGCACATTCCAACCCCAGCGCTGTTAATGATACACAGGAAGTCAAACAGTGTCCCTGTGGGGTGCAGAATCCAACTGCCAAAGCAACTCTGCCAAGCACTGTGCCAGGACCCAGCCAGAAAAAGGGGCCCTTGCCCCATGCTCAGGACCTGCCCTGTGCAGAGTGGCATCCAGACATGGACCAGGATGTGTTTGAGGACAGCTGTGACTTACAACATATGGAGAATGCTCTCCCAATAAAAAATGCTTCCAGGAAGCTGAGCAGTTGTACAGACAAAAATCAGTGCTATGATTCGGAAGGGAAAACTGGGAGAGGTGTCAGGGAGCCAGTCCTGGATCAGCAAGCCAGAGTGCAGAGGTCACTGGGGTGCTGCAGCTGCgaggctgtgggagcagagcaccCTCAGCACAAGGGGCTGGATCAGAGAAGGAAGCAGTGCTGTGATACCAGCAGCCAAATGGCTTTTTTCAGACCAAAGGAAGATTCCACATCTCACTTAGTATGTGAATCCcaggaaggaaaacaggatAACAACAGCAATCCTGACCTCAGCACGTGCCTGGAACAAGAGGATCCTCCTGTTCAGAAACACCACCCTGGATTTCAAACCCAGCTCTCCAGACAGCTTTGGGAGGACCGTGCTGGTGAACAGATAACCAGGCAGATGACCCCCATGCTTTACTACCTTTCTGGGGGGACACCCAGCAGTGTCCCACAGCCCACCAAGCTCTCCCACAGCCAGGAGGACTCCAGGAGGTCACTGAGGGAAATCCCTTCAGGCTGTGCTGCCTCAGCACAGGGTGTGGAGAAGCCAAGGGAGAGCCCTCAGTGTGCAGGGCCCAGCCAGCACCCCCGGGGCAGTGCTGAGCTCCAGAGCCCGGATCCCACCCTCGGGGACCCTGCCTCATTCACAGAGGAGAGCTTCCAGGATGACTACAGAGAGAAACTTAAAGTGGCTCAGAAAAAGGTTCTTAGAGAAACCTCCTTTAAGAGAAAAGACTTACAGATGAGTTTGCCTGTCAGACTGAGACAGAAACCCTCTAAAAGGCCGTCAATTGAACACCTTCGGTCTTTCTCGTTATCCAGTGCAAACGAGGATCCCAAACCTGTTCTTTGCTCCCCTTCTCATCTAGAATCCCTGGAAAGTTTCAATAAAGATGAAGAAATACAGAAGCCACAAACAGGTCGAGTAGGGGCAAGGAAAAGGGTAaccaaagaggaaaagaaactgtgCTATTCTGAGCCTGAGAAGCTCGATCAGCTAATGGATAAGGAAGCATCTTGGAGTCAAGTTAAGGATGAAATCACTGAGCAAGATATAGTGGCACCCAGAAGAAGGGCTCTGGAGAATGGAGAAAGGGCACTTTCCagttccagcatctccaggacaGAGCTGAAACAAATCCAGCAGATTGCACTGATGGAATACGTGGAGCGAAAGATCAGCCAAAGGCCAGGGGGTTCACAGCACCTCCCACTGCATAAGCCCCCCCTGCAGAAGAGGCTGTCACATCCCAAAGGGCCTCCTGGCAAGATTTCCAACCCAAATGGGACCGGGAAGATTGAAAATGATGAGGTTTTCCAGCAAGTTTTCCCCAGAGAAAAATCGCCCGATGTTTTTCCTGCCTCGGCTCTCGCGGCCCCGCCGGGTGTGAGCGGCAGGGCTGACCCCGGCGGGGCTGACCCCGGCCGGGCTGACCCCGGCGGGGCTGACCCCAACAGAGCACACGGGACCTGCACCAGCACCTGTCCTGCAGCTGAAAGGCTCCCACAGGCAGGTGATCCTGCATCAGGGAGAGCTCCTGACAGATCAAAAtctgctcctccttcccctcgG GACATGTGCAGATGTGCCAGTGGTGCAGCAGCACCGTCCCAGAGCTGtgagggctgtgccagctccccCAG TTTCCATGATCCTGAGAAAGATGGATCCAAGAATCATGGACATAATGGCATAACTGGACATGCATGTTTTCAGGATACTAAGGAGCTGGTTCCTGAAACCTCTGTTCCTATCCCAAGaaggggaagcagggaaggtgCTGGAGTGGAGGAGGAATGCAGAACTCAGTGTCCGAGTGGGAATGCTGCACTAGAGCATCCAGGGCAgcatcctgcagctcctgcagagcagggaatgTGCCCCCCCCCAGCACTGGCTCAGCCTCTCCAAGGAGACAGAAGTGCAGCCACAGGTTCAGCTGCACAGGAGGATGTTCCCCTGGAGACAGGGACACGCCTgcccaggaggaggctgcagcctCCGCACCACCAGCGGGACCAGGAACTTGCTCTGGAGATCGTGGCCAAAGACAGGTCTCTGGTGGACATTCTCATGCCTCATCCTGACAGAAAAACTGCTTTGGACCTGATGGAGGGTTTGTTTCCTGTTAACATTTCCATGCTGGATAAATCACACAGGAGAAAGGGCAATGTGCAGCATGTGCAGGAGAATGA GAAAAGCCATGGAGATGGCCCAAAAGAATGTCCTGAATCTGAACATGAAGCCGAGCGAAGGAGCAAAGAATCTACCTCTGAGGGACACCACGTCCTgaccaggagcagggacagcacaaacGACCCAGATGACATCACATCTAAGAAA ctgGAGCTCATGGCCAGCCTGCGGGCCAGGCTGCAGAGCCTGTGGGAGGAGCGGGAGCTGGTCCTGCAGGAATCCCGGGAATGCGCGGAGCGgggccaggggctgcaggacacggtgAGGGACCTGTGCAAGCCCAACGAGTTCGAGCGCTACCTGATGTTCATCGGGGACCTGGAGAAGGTCGTGAGCCTCCTGCTGTGCCTGTCCAGCCGCCTGGCCCGCGTCCAGAACGCCATGAGCAGGATGGACGGCAGCACGGACACCGAGGAGAGG catggaagaagTGAGCCTTGCTGGGGTTTACCATGTCTTTACCTTACAAGCCACAAGAATGAGTAA
- the SHROOM1 gene encoding protein Shroom1 isoform X1 → MASVGNEIERWTHRQGGRSGELAEPVISPDNAHHLSPVMSMGSTDHALHLPGKADSAYSSFSGGSNVPECPTRPCCGECCPLPPEQAPYMDSEYVRGIYTLSAAPSDLRSLQPHKAPAPSIHPSSPSLPDRCGTDPTRETLTQGPPPLAAPPPSPPTRLDSYNITRHRDNSRGGHSSGGHSGCKVQAAPGVQDSQLAHRDVPGSQHWDELTERDIRPAREKTLENKGLSSDSTNEASVSNIQGLKTGGNGEWSPPQQPTKRSNPHICSRPSSFIFQEYLKTDSVANVPKILSAYNSVHGYKIPTEMNSKSYHPAHSNPSAVNDTQEVKQCPCGVQNPTAKATLPSTVPGPSQKKGPLPHAQDLPCAEWHPDMDQDVFEDSCDLQHMENALPIKNASRKLSSCTDKNQCYDSEGKTGRGVREPVLDQQARVQRSLGCCSCEAVGAEHPQHKGLDQRRKQCCDTSSQMAFFRPKEDSTSHLVCESQEGKQDNNSNPDLSTCLEQEDPPVQKHHPGFQTQLSRQLWEDRAGEQITRQMTPMLYYLSGGTPSSVPQPTKLSHSQEDSRRSLREIPSGCAASAQGVEKPRESPQCAGPSQHPRGSAELQSPDPTLGDPASFTEESFQDDYREKLKVAQKKVLRETSFKRKDLQMSLPVRLRQKPSKRPSIEHLRSFSLSSANEDPKPVLCSPSHLESLESFNKDEEIQKPQTGRVGARKRVTKEEKKLCYSEPEKLDQLMDKEASWSQVKDEITEQDIVAPRRRALENGERALSSSSISRTELKQIQQIALMEYVERKISQRPGGSQHLPLHKPPLQKRLSHPKGPPGKISNPNGTGKIENDEVFQQVFPREKSPDVFPASALAAPPGVSGRADPGGADPGRADPGGADPNRAHGTCTSTCPAAERLPQAGDPASGRAPDRSKSAPPSPRDMCRCASGAAAPSQSCEGCASSPSFHDPEKDGSKNHGHNGITGHACFQDTKELVPETSVPIPRRGSREGAGVEEECRTQCPSGNAALEHPGQHPAAPAEQGMCPPPALAQPLQGDRSAATGSAAQEDVPLETGTRLPRRRLQPPHHQRDQELALEIVAKDRSLVDILMPHPDRKTALDLMEGLFPVNISMLDKSHRRKGNVQHVQENEKSHGDGPKECPESEHEAERRSKESTSEGHHVLTRSRDSTNDPDDITSKKLELMASLRARLQSLWEERELVLQESRECAERGQGLQDTVRDLCKPNEFERYLMFIGDLEKVVSLLLCLSSRLARVQNAMSRMDGSTDTEERHSLSQRHKLLSRQREDAKDLKENLDRRERVVSGILAKYLTEQQLQDYRHFVQAKTSLLIEQKDLEEQIKFFEEQLETLEQSLSL, encoded by the exons ATGGCTTCAGTTGGGAATGAGATAGAAAGGTGGACTCACAGGCAAGGTGGCAGAAGTGGGGAGCTGGCAGAGCCTGTGATCTCCCCTGACAATGCTCATCATCTGTCACCAGTGATGTCGATGGGCAGCACAGACCATGCCCTGCACCTGCCTGGGAAGGCAGACTCTGCCTACAGCTCCTTCTCAGGGGGCTCCAACGTGCCAGAGTGTCCCACCCGCCCCTGCTGTGGGGAATGTTGTCCTTTGCCCCCGGAGCAGGCACCGTACATGGACTCGGAGTACGTCAGGGGAATTTATACTCTCAGTGCTGCCCCCTCTGACCtcaggtccctgcagccacaCAAGGCACCAGCCCCGAGCAtccatcccagctctcccagcctcccTGACCGCTGTGGAACTGATCCCACCAGAGAGACTTTAACTCAGGGACCTCCACCTCTGGCAGCACCTCCACCTTCCCCTCCCACACGACTCGACAGCTACAACATCACCAGACACCGGGACAATTCCAGAGGGGGACACAGCTCTGGAGGACACAGTGGGTGTAAGGtgcaggcagctcctggagtgCAGGACAGTCAGCTGGCACACAGGGATGTGCCAGGGAGCCAACACTGGGATGAACTCACAGAGCGAGACATCAGACCTGCCAGGGAAAAGACTCTGGAAAACAAGGGCCTTTCTTCTGATTCTACAAATGAGGCATCTGTATCAAACATTCAGGGGTTAAAGACAGGGGGAAATGGAGAGTGGAGCCCACCCCAACAACCTACAAAGAGAAGCAATCCACACATTTGCAGCAGACCTTCTTCATTCATTTTTCAAGAATATTTAAAGACAGACTCTGTGGCAAATGTGCCCAAAATACTTTCTGCTTATAATTCAGTTCATGGTTATAAAATTCCCACCGAGATGAACTCCAAGTCCTACCACCCAGCACATTCCAACCCCAGCGCTGTTAATGATACACAGGAAGTCAAACAGTGTCCCTGTGGGGTGCAGAATCCAACTGCCAAAGCAACTCTGCCAAGCACTGTGCCAGGACCCAGCCAGAAAAAGGGGCCCTTGCCCCATGCTCAGGACCTGCCCTGTGCAGAGTGGCATCCAGACATGGACCAGGATGTGTTTGAGGACAGCTGTGACTTACAACATATGGAGAATGCTCTCCCAATAAAAAATGCTTCCAGGAAGCTGAGCAGTTGTACAGACAAAAATCAGTGCTATGATTCGGAAGGGAAAACTGGGAGAGGTGTCAGGGAGCCAGTCCTGGATCAGCAAGCCAGAGTGCAGAGGTCACTGGGGTGCTGCAGCTGCgaggctgtgggagcagagcaccCTCAGCACAAGGGGCTGGATCAGAGAAGGAAGCAGTGCTGTGATACCAGCAGCCAAATGGCTTTTTTCAGACCAAAGGAAGATTCCACATCTCACTTAGTATGTGAATCCcaggaaggaaaacaggatAACAACAGCAATCCTGACCTCAGCACGTGCCTGGAACAAGAGGATCCTCCTGTTCAGAAACACCACCCTGGATTTCAAACCCAGCTCTCCAGACAGCTTTGGGAGGACCGTGCTGGTGAACAGATAACCAGGCAGATGACCCCCATGCTTTACTACCTTTCTGGGGGGACACCCAGCAGTGTCCCACAGCCCACCAAGCTCTCCCACAGCCAGGAGGACTCCAGGAGGTCACTGAGGGAAATCCCTTCAGGCTGTGCTGCCTCAGCACAGGGTGTGGAGAAGCCAAGGGAGAGCCCTCAGTGTGCAGGGCCCAGCCAGCACCCCCGGGGCAGTGCTGAGCTCCAGAGCCCGGATCCCACCCTCGGGGACCCTGCCTCATTCACAGAGGAGAGCTTCCAGGATGACTACAGAGAGAAACTTAAAGTGGCTCAGAAAAAGGTTCTTAGAGAAACCTCCTTTAAGAGAAAAGACTTACAGATGAGTTTGCCTGTCAGACTGAGACAGAAACCCTCTAAAAGGCCGTCAATTGAACACCTTCGGTCTTTCTCGTTATCCAGTGCAAACGAGGATCCCAAACCTGTTCTTTGCTCCCCTTCTCATCTAGAATCCCTGGAAAGTTTCAATAAAGATGAAGAAATACAGAAGCCACAAACAGGTCGAGTAGGGGCAAGGAAAAGGGTAaccaaagaggaaaagaaactgtgCTATTCTGAGCCTGAGAAGCTCGATCAGCTAATGGATAAGGAAGCATCTTGGAGTCAAGTTAAGGATGAAATCACTGAGCAAGATATAGTGGCACCCAGAAGAAGGGCTCTGGAGAATGGAGAAAGGGCACTTTCCagttccagcatctccaggacaGAGCTGAAACAAATCCAGCAGATTGCACTGATGGAATACGTGGAGCGAAAGATCAGCCAAAGGCCAGGGGGTTCACAGCACCTCCCACTGCATAAGCCCCCCCTGCAGAAGAGGCTGTCACATCCCAAAGGGCCTCCTGGCAAGATTTCCAACCCAAATGGGACCGGGAAGATTGAAAATGATGAGGTTTTCCAGCAAGTTTTCCCCAGAGAAAAATCGCCCGATGTTTTTCCTGCCTCGGCTCTCGCGGCCCCGCCGGGTGTGAGCGGCAGGGCTGACCCCGGCGGGGCTGACCCCGGCCGGGCTGACCCCGGCGGGGCTGACCCCAACAGAGCACACGGGACCTGCACCAGCACCTGTCCTGCAGCTGAAAGGCTCCCACAGGCAGGTGATCCTGCATCAGGGAGAGCTCCTGACAGATCAAAAtctgctcctccttcccctcgG GACATGTGCAGATGTGCCAGTGGTGCAGCAGCACCGTCCCAGAGCTGtgagggctgtgccagctccccCAG TTTCCATGATCCTGAGAAAGATGGATCCAAGAATCATGGACATAATGGCATAACTGGACATGCATGTTTTCAGGATACTAAGGAGCTGGTTCCTGAAACCTCTGTTCCTATCCCAAGaaggggaagcagggaaggtgCTGGAGTGGAGGAGGAATGCAGAACTCAGTGTCCGAGTGGGAATGCTGCACTAGAGCATCCAGGGCAgcatcctgcagctcctgcagagcagggaatgTGCCCCCCCCCAGCACTGGCTCAGCCTCTCCAAGGAGACAGAAGTGCAGCCACAGGTTCAGCTGCACAGGAGGATGTTCCCCTGGAGACAGGGACACGCCTgcccaggaggaggctgcagcctCCGCACCACCAGCGGGACCAGGAACTTGCTCTGGAGATCGTGGCCAAAGACAGGTCTCTGGTGGACATTCTCATGCCTCATCCTGACAGAAAAACTGCTTTGGACCTGATGGAGGGTTTGTTTCCTGTTAACATTTCCATGCTGGATAAATCACACAGGAGAAAGGGCAATGTGCAGCATGTGCAGGAGAATGA GAAAAGCCATGGAGATGGCCCAAAAGAATGTCCTGAATCTGAACATGAAGCCGAGCGAAGGAGCAAAGAATCTACCTCTGAGGGACACCACGTCCTgaccaggagcagggacagcacaaacGACCCAGATGACATCACATCTAAGAAA ctgGAGCTCATGGCCAGCCTGCGGGCCAGGCTGCAGAGCCTGTGGGAGGAGCGGGAGCTGGTCCTGCAGGAATCCCGGGAATGCGCGGAGCGgggccaggggctgcaggacacggtgAGGGACCTGTGCAAGCCCAACGAGTTCGAGCGCTACCTGATGTTCATCGGGGACCTGGAGAAGGTCGTGAGCCTCCTGCTGTGCCTGTCCAGCCGCCTGGCCCGCGTCCAGAACGCCATGAGCAGGATGGACGGCAGCACGGACACCGAGGAGAGG CACTCGCTGAGCCAGCGGCACAAGCTCCTGTCTCGGCAGCGGGAGGATGCAAAGGACCTGAAGGAGAACCTGGATCGCAGGGAACGGGTGGTCTCTGGAATCCTGGCCAAGTAcctgacagagcagcagctccaggactATCGACACTTTGTTCAAGCCAAGACCTCCTTGCTGATCGAACAGAAGGACCTCGAAGAGCAGATTAAGTTTTTCGAAGAACAATTAGAAACTCTTGAGCAAAGTCTCTCCCTCTAA